A DNA window from Amycolatopsis sp. DSM 110486 contains the following coding sequences:
- a CDS encoding DNA-3-methyladenine glycosylase I has product MIELLGQDGVKRCSWGNSTPDYTAYHDEEWGKPLHGEAALYERLSLESFQSGLSWITILRKRENFRKAFRKFQPAKVARFGDADIERLMADAGIVRNRAKILAAVNNARAIADLDVPLDELLWSFAPAKHKRPRTMADVPAVTDESKAMAKELKKRGFAFLGPTTCYALMQATGMVDDHVAGCFRANRS; this is encoded by the coding sequence GTGATCGAGCTGCTGGGCCAGGACGGCGTCAAGCGCTGCTCCTGGGGGAACTCGACGCCGGACTACACCGCCTACCACGACGAGGAGTGGGGCAAGCCGCTGCACGGCGAGGCCGCGCTGTACGAGCGGCTGTCGCTCGAGTCGTTCCAGTCGGGGCTGTCGTGGATCACGATCCTGCGCAAACGGGAGAACTTCCGCAAAGCGTTCCGCAAGTTCCAGCCGGCGAAGGTCGCGCGTTTCGGCGACGCCGACATCGAGCGGCTGATGGCCGACGCCGGAATCGTGCGCAACCGCGCGAAGATCCTGGCGGCCGTCAACAACGCGCGCGCGATCGCTGATCTGGACGTGCCGCTCGACGAGCTGCTGTGGTCGTTCGCCCCGGCGAAGCACAAGCGGCCGCGGACGATGGCCGACGTGCCGGCCGTGACCGACGAGTCGAAGGCGATGGCGAAGGAGCTGAAGAAGCGCGGCTTCGCATTCCTCGGCCCGACCACTTGTTACGCGCTGATGCAGGCGACCGGCATGGTCGACGACCACGTCGCGGGCTGCTTCCGGGCGAACCGCTCGTGA
- a CDS encoding enoyl-CoA hydratase-related protein — protein MTTPDVLLTADADGVRTLTLNRPEAYNSLTVELKERLLAELRAAADDADVRAIVLTGAGKAFCAGQDLKEHVGLLQAGDPAPLHTVSDHYNPIVKAIVDMPKPVIAAVNGTAAGAGAAFAYASDLRIAAESSSFLMAFANVGLGPDSGASWTLQRLIGLGRAAELMLLARTVDSAEAQRIGLVGEVVPDEELAARAQAVAAKLAAGPTVAYSKIKHVLAVSAQSSLDEALAAEDEAQTALGATADHTEAVEAFVGKRKPNFQGK, from the coding sequence GTGACCACACCCGACGTCCTCCTGACCGCCGACGCCGACGGCGTGCGCACCCTGACCCTGAACCGGCCGGAGGCGTACAACTCGCTGACCGTCGAGCTCAAGGAACGGCTGCTCGCGGAGCTGCGCGCCGCGGCCGACGACGCGGACGTGCGCGCGATCGTGCTCACCGGCGCGGGCAAGGCGTTCTGCGCGGGACAGGACCTGAAGGAACACGTCGGGCTGCTGCAGGCGGGAGACCCGGCCCCGCTGCACACGGTGAGCGACCACTACAACCCGATCGTCAAGGCCATCGTGGACATGCCGAAGCCGGTGATCGCCGCGGTCAACGGCACGGCCGCCGGCGCGGGTGCCGCCTTCGCCTACGCGAGCGACCTGCGGATCGCCGCCGAGTCGTCGTCGTTCCTGATGGCCTTCGCGAACGTCGGGCTCGGCCCGGACTCCGGCGCGTCGTGGACACTGCAGCGGCTCATCGGCCTCGGCCGCGCCGCCGAGCTGATGCTGCTGGCCCGCACCGTCGACTCCGCCGAGGCGCAGCGCATCGGCCTGGTCGGCGAGGTTGTGCCCGACGAGGAGCTCGCCGCGCGCGCCCAGGCCGTGGCCGCGAAGCTTGCCGCCGGCCCGACGGTGGCGTACTCGAAGATCAAGCACGTGCTCGCCGTCTCCGCGCAGTCCTCTCTGGACGAAGCGCTCGCGGCCGAAGACGAAGCCCAGACCGCGCTCGGCGCCACCGCCGACCACACCGAGGCCGTGGAAGCCTTCGTCGGCAAGCGCAAGCCGAACTTCCAGGGCAAGTAG
- a CDS encoding O-methyltransferase, giving the protein MSSGTHAASAAEPVGAEYVDGYLPDDDVLAAARARAADLGCAPLASGAGATLRFLAATLGARAVVEVGTGVGVSGLHLLRGMAPDGVLTSIDLEPEYQRAARKTFLEAGIPPGRTRLIVGRALDVLPRLTPGGYDLVFIDAARLEFPNYYEKGVSLLRRGGIIAFHNVLAGGRVADPSRRDPETLALREVARAMREDERLVPALLPVGGGLLVAAVG; this is encoded by the coding sequence GTGAGTTCCGGGACGCATGCGGCCTCGGCGGCCGAGCCGGTCGGCGCCGAGTACGTCGACGGGTACCTTCCCGACGACGACGTACTGGCCGCGGCGCGGGCGCGCGCGGCCGACCTGGGCTGCGCCCCGCTGGCGTCGGGGGCGGGCGCGACCTTGCGTTTCCTCGCCGCGACGCTCGGCGCGCGGGCCGTGGTGGAGGTCGGCACGGGGGTCGGGGTGAGCGGCCTGCACCTGCTGCGCGGGATGGCCCCCGACGGCGTGCTGACGTCGATCGACCTCGAGCCGGAGTACCAGCGCGCGGCGCGCAAGACGTTCCTCGAAGCCGGCATCCCGCCCGGCCGCACGCGGCTGATCGTCGGCCGCGCCCTCGACGTGCTCCCCCGGCTCACGCCCGGCGGCTACGACCTGGTGTTCATCGACGCGGCGCGCCTCGAGTTCCCCAACTACTACGAGAAGGGCGTCTCGCTGCTGCGCCGCGGCGGGATCATCGCCTTCCACAACGTGCTGGCCGGCGGCCGCGTCGCCGACCCGTCGCGGCGGGACCCGGAGACACTCGCCCTGCGCGAGGTCGCGCGGGCGATGCGGGAGGACGAACGCCTGGTCCCGGCCCTGTTGCCGGTCGGCGGCGGGCTGCTGGTGGCGGCGGTCGGCTGA
- a CDS encoding DUF3117 domain-containing protein, which translates to MAAMKPRTGDGPLEVTKEGRGLVMRVPLEGGGRLVVELSAEEAKDLGAALQEVTG; encoded by the coding sequence ATGGCGGCCATGAAGCCCCGGACCGGAGATGGTCCCCTCGAAGTGACCAAGGAGGGGCGGGGCCTCGTGATGCGAGTGCCATTGGAAGGTGGCGGCCGTCTCGTCGTCGAGCTCTCCGCGGAAGAAGCGAAGGACCTCGGCGCAGCACTTCAGGAGGTCACCGGCTGA
- a CDS encoding zf-HC2 domain-containing protein, which produces MTAARGWGLPESHLLPDVVVALVDGELSLGAQDRASAHIARCPGCAAEVAAQRQAVAAVKCAGEPSMSAGFLASLRSIPDHTELPGTPDNLAMTADGQLVAIQRPDRVAGLRDAGVLGGTAPLGSSTPLGHSSHVLGGGRFTLTRKRAAQGAGVVVSGLVLSALALVGTTADSGEGAPDTGGVPQPNANLLPAQMAVPRSEPTLPPPSSTLPTATSVVDRLTPVPAR; this is translated from the coding sequence ATGACCGCTGCGCGAGGGTGGGGTCTCCCCGAGTCGCATCTGCTTCCGGATGTCGTGGTCGCCCTGGTCGACGGCGAGCTGTCGCTCGGCGCGCAGGACCGCGCGTCGGCCCACATCGCCCGTTGCCCGGGGTGCGCTGCCGAGGTCGCCGCCCAGCGGCAGGCCGTCGCGGCTGTGAAGTGCGCCGGCGAGCCGTCGATGTCGGCCGGGTTCCTCGCGAGCCTGCGGTCGATCCCGGACCACACCGAGCTGCCCGGCACTCCCGACAACCTGGCGATGACAGCCGACGGTCAGCTCGTCGCCATCCAGCGCCCGGACCGGGTCGCGGGCCTGCGTGACGCGGGGGTTCTCGGAGGTACTGCCCCGTTGGGCTCGTCCACGCCGCTCGGGCACTCGTCCCACGTGCTCGGCGGCGGCCGTTTCACCCTCACCCGTAAGCGCGCCGCACAAGGCGCGGGCGTCGTCGTCTCCGGGCTGGTGCTGAGCGCGCTGGCCCTGGTCGGCACGACCGCCGACAGCGGCGAAGGCGCCCCGGACACCGGCGGCGTGCCGCAGCCCAACGCGAACCTGCTACCCGCCCAGATGGCCGTGCCCCGCTCCGAGCCGACGCTGCCGCCCCCGTCCTCGACGTTGCCGACGGCCACGTCGGTCGTCGACCGGCTGACCCCGGTTCCGGCTCGCTGA
- a CDS encoding permease prefix domain 1-containing protein, with amino-acid sequence MNAIEGYLSDLDRRLVGCRSTKDDLLSEARDGLHDAADAYREGGWPAEEAERRAVADFGGVAVVADDYQAELSMHSGVRTLWKLVLGVPAMQLSWDFARILTFGDWTRLSTPTPEWYRVATHFSHGAVFVVPAVGLIALVCARWLSRRIDGVRLARTCGYFIAGAVGVNLASVLTLVVATGFVDVSRLFLSVPCVLLMVAYVLLSVRLVVLARRSWGRCATIVA; translated from the coding sequence GTGAACGCGATCGAGGGGTACTTGAGCGATCTCGACCGGCGGCTCGTCGGCTGCCGATCGACGAAGGACGACCTGCTCTCCGAAGCGCGCGACGGCCTGCACGACGCGGCCGACGCGTACCGCGAAGGCGGCTGGCCGGCCGAGGAAGCCGAGCGCCGCGCGGTGGCCGACTTCGGCGGCGTCGCGGTGGTCGCCGACGACTACCAGGCGGAGCTGTCCATGCACAGCGGCGTGCGCACGCTGTGGAAGCTCGTGCTCGGCGTGCCCGCGATGCAGCTTTCCTGGGACTTCGCCCGGATCCTCACCTTCGGCGACTGGACGCGCCTGTCGACCCCGACGCCCGAGTGGTACCGCGTGGCCACGCACTTCTCCCACGGCGCGGTGTTCGTGGTCCCCGCCGTGGGGCTCATCGCGCTGGTCTGCGCACGCTGGCTGAGCCGTCGCATCGACGGCGTCCGCCTGGCGCGCACGTGCGGGTACTTCATCGCCGGCGCCGTCGGCGTGAACCTCGCTTCGGTGCTCACTCTCGTGGTGGCGACGGGGTTCGTGGACGTCTCGCGGCTGTTCCTGTCCGTTCCGTGTGTGTTGCTGATGGTGGCGTATGTACTGCTGTCGGTGCGTCTGGTCGTGCTCGCGCGACGTTCCTGGGGCCGGTGTGCCACGATCGTGGCGTGA
- a CDS encoding helix-turn-helix transcriptional regulator, producing the protein MKADTLRGHLDALLLAVLDGRKLHGYAIIEALSLRSDGALDLPTGTVYPALRRLERAGYLASEWDVVSGRKRRTYRLTRSGQQALAAERAEWREFTTVIGGVLRAEA; encoded by the coding sequence ATGAAGGCGGACACGTTGCGCGGGCACCTCGACGCGTTGCTGCTGGCTGTGCTCGACGGCCGGAAGCTGCACGGTTACGCGATCATCGAGGCGCTCTCGCTGCGGAGTGACGGCGCGCTCGACCTGCCGACCGGGACCGTGTACCCGGCGCTGCGCAGGCTGGAGCGGGCCGGCTACCTGGCCAGTGAGTGGGACGTGGTGTCGGGGCGCAAGCGCCGCACCTACCGGCTCACCCGCTCCGGGCAGCAGGCGCTCGCCGCCGAGCGGGCCGAGTGGCGGGAGTTCACCACGGTGATCGGCGGCGTCCTGCGGGCGGAGGCATGA
- a CDS encoding DivIVA domain-containing protein encodes MTTALIYLVVMLLVAAVVFLLAAVVFGRGEELAPLPPGSSPTRLPAEDITGEDVRHVRYQLVLRGYKMSEVDWVMRRLGVELDELRVRVAELEAAQPEPRPAGE; translated from the coding sequence GTGACGACCGCGCTGATCTACCTCGTAGTCATGCTGCTGGTGGCCGCCGTGGTGTTCCTGCTCGCCGCCGTGGTGTTCGGCCGGGGCGAGGAGCTGGCCCCGCTGCCGCCGGGCAGCTCGCCCACGCGCCTGCCCGCCGAGGACATCACCGGCGAGGACGTGCGTCACGTGCGTTACCAGCTCGTGCTGCGCGGGTACAAGATGTCCGAAGTGGACTGGGTGATGCGCCGGCTCGGAGTGGAGCTCGACGAGCTGCGCGTCCGCGTCGCGGAGCTCGAAGCGGCCCAGCCGGAGCCGAGGCCCGCGGGTGAGTAG
- a CDS encoding LysR family transcriptional regulator, with the protein MTHESLTSQLAPHLLLLATLRSTRNVTRTAELLGVPQPTVSRRLAALAESLGAPLTVPDGRGIRLTRAAELLAEASERALASVDAGARSAREEIEPESGRVVLGFLHLLGRSLVPSLLRGYRAQAPRARFTLVQGSRQEMVDRLAGGELDLALLAPVPEDAVFETAVLSTQPILLSVPAGHRLSGRSGVRMEELADEEFVLLEPGYGLRRITDELCAAAGFSPRIAFEGQESDTVRGLVAAGLGVALLPHFEPGAPAGVAEVQIEPPVGRTIGLAWRRGEPVSRAVGVFREFVLGGVAR; encoded by the coding sequence GTGACGCATGAAAGCCTGACTTCCCAGCTCGCGCCCCACTTGCTGCTCCTCGCGACCCTGCGGAGCACGAGGAACGTCACACGCACGGCCGAGCTACTGGGTGTGCCGCAGCCCACGGTCAGCCGTCGGCTCGCGGCCCTCGCGGAGTCGTTGGGGGCGCCGTTGACGGTGCCGGACGGGCGCGGGATCCGGCTGACGCGGGCGGCGGAGCTGTTGGCGGAGGCTTCCGAGCGGGCTCTGGCTTCCGTCGACGCGGGCGCGCGGTCGGCTCGGGAGGAGATCGAGCCGGAGAGCGGGCGGGTGGTGCTCGGGTTCCTGCATCTGCTGGGGAGGTCGTTGGTGCCTTCGTTGCTGCGGGGGTACCGGGCGCAAGCGCCGAGGGCGCGGTTCACGTTGGTGCAGGGGTCGCGGCAGGAAATGGTCGACCGGCTTGCCGGTGGCGAGCTGGATTTGGCGTTGCTGGCGCCGGTTCCTGAGGATGCGGTGTTCGAGACGGCGGTGTTGTCCACGCAGCCGATTTTGTTGTCGGTGCCGGCAGGGCATCGGTTGTCTGGGCGCAGTGGGGTGCGAATGGAGGAGCTCGCCGACGAGGAGTTCGTGTTGCTGGAGCCCGGCTACGGGTTGAGGCGGATCACGGACGAGTTGTGTGCGGCTGCGGGGTTTTCGCCGAGGATTGCGTTTGAGGGGCAGGAGTCGGACACCGTGCGGGGGTTGGTGGCGGCCGGGTTGGGGGTGGCGTTGTTGCCGCATTTCGAGCCTGGGGCGCCGGCTGGGGTGGCGGAGGTGCAGATCGAGCCGCCGGTGGGGAGGACGATCGGGCTGGCTTGGCGGAGAGGGGAGCCGGTTAGTCGGGCTGTGGGGGTATTTCGGGAGTTTGTGTTGGGTGGGGTGGCTCGGTGA
- the sigE gene encoding RNA polymerase sigma factor SigE → MEVPAPLMQTADKSEPELVTVDSGEATWTPPSWDEVVREHADRVYRLAYRLTGNSHDAEDLTQETFIRVFRSLASYKPGTFEGWLHRITTNLFLDMARRRSRVRMEGLPDDTDRIVGDDPSPEQVYTDTHLDPDLQEALDELPPEFRAAVVLCDVEGLSYEEIGATLGVKLGTVRSRIHRGRQALRASLERRRALRDESVKVSV, encoded by the coding sequence ATGGAGGTGCCTGCTCCCCTGATGCAGACCGCTGACAAGTCGGAGCCAGAGCTGGTGACCGTGGACTCGGGCGAGGCCACCTGGACGCCCCCGTCGTGGGACGAGGTCGTGCGCGAACACGCCGACCGCGTCTACCGCCTGGCCTACCGCCTCACGGGCAACAGCCACGACGCCGAGGACCTCACGCAGGAGACGTTCATCCGCGTCTTCCGCTCGCTCGCGTCGTACAAGCCGGGCACCTTCGAGGGCTGGCTCCACCGCATCACCACGAACCTGTTCCTCGACATGGCCCGCCGCCGCTCGCGCGTGCGCATGGAGGGGCTGCCGGACGACACCGACCGCATCGTCGGCGACGACCCGAGCCCCGAGCAGGTCTACACCGACACACACCTCGACCCCGACTTGCAGGAGGCGCTCGACGAGCTGCCCCCGGAGTTCCGGGCCGCCGTGGTGCTCTGCGACGTCGAAGGCCTCTCGTACGAGGAGATCGGCGCCACGCTGGGTGTCAAGCTCGGCACCGTCCGCAGCCGCATCCACCGCGGCCGGCAGGCGCTGCGTGCGTCGCTGGAGCGCCGCCGTGCGCTCCGGGACGAGTCTGTGAAGGTGTCGGTATGA
- a CDS encoding MFS transporter, whose amino-acid sequence MKVAVAAAGFTSFALLYAPQPVLPQLALQYHLDPGGASLAVSVATGALAISVLPIAALSEVVGRRSVIIASVVISAVLGLLLPLVPSYSVMLVLRAVQGVAIAGFPGVATAYLVERLGKVGVAAAVGAMIAGNSIGGMTGRLATGFTAGPLGWRGALYVVAGISLICAIVTVVALPRGRQHQEDRQSLRDVGIGLLHAVRKPVLLAQYAVALLAMGSFVALYNAAGFRLTGELHLSPAIASLVFLAYALGSVSSATANRLATRIGRRRAIIGALLLMAVGAALTIPDSVAMVAVGFVVLTCSFFAAHAIANSWAAAEAPENARGQTGGCYTLMYYLGSSVGGGVGAVIYGEAGWVWLIAAVAVWLVLAAAAVGVGTTVHVRTRELAHT is encoded by the coding sequence GTGAAGGTCGCCGTCGCAGCTGCCGGGTTCACGTCGTTCGCGCTGCTCTACGCGCCGCAGCCGGTGCTGCCGCAGCTCGCGCTGCAGTACCACCTCGACCCTGGCGGCGCGTCGCTCGCGGTGAGCGTGGCGACGGGGGCGCTGGCGATCTCCGTGCTGCCCATCGCGGCACTGTCCGAAGTGGTCGGGCGCCGGTCGGTGATCATCGCGTCGGTGGTGATCTCGGCGGTGCTGGGGCTACTGCTGCCGCTCGTGCCGTCGTACTCGGTGATGCTGGTGCTGCGCGCTGTCCAGGGCGTGGCGATCGCGGGGTTCCCCGGCGTCGCCACGGCGTACCTCGTCGAACGGCTCGGCAAGGTCGGCGTCGCGGCGGCGGTGGGCGCGATGATCGCCGGCAACTCCATCGGCGGCATGACCGGCCGCCTCGCGACGGGCTTCACCGCGGGCCCGCTGGGCTGGCGCGGTGCGCTGTACGTCGTGGCCGGCATCTCGCTGATCTGCGCGATCGTCACCGTCGTCGCGCTGCCGCGTGGCCGGCAGCACCAGGAAGACCGTCAATCCCTGCGTGACGTCGGCATCGGCCTGCTCCACGCGGTGCGCAAACCCGTGCTCCTGGCCCAGTACGCCGTCGCGCTGCTGGCCATGGGCTCGTTCGTCGCGCTCTACAACGCCGCCGGCTTTCGCCTCACCGGCGAGCTGCACCTCTCGCCGGCCATCGCGTCACTCGTCTTCCTCGCCTACGCGTTGGGCTCGGTCTCCTCGGCGACGGCCAACCGGCTGGCGACGAGGATCGGCCGCCGCCGCGCGATCATCGGCGCGCTGCTGCTCATGGCCGTCGGCGCGGCGCTCACCATTCCGGACTCCGTGGCGATGGTCGCCGTCGGTTTTGTGGTGCTGACCTGCTCGTTCTTCGCCGCCCACGCCATCGCCAACAGCTGGGCCGCGGCCGAAGCACCCGAGAACGCCCGTGGCCAGACCGGCGGCTGCTACACGCTCATGTACTACCTCGGCAGCAGCGTCGGCGGCGGGGTCGGCGCGGTGATCTACGGCGAAGCCGGCTGGGTCTGGCTCATCGCCGCCGTGGCCGTGTGGCTCGTGCTGGCCGCGGCCGCCGTCGGCGTGGGCACCACGGTCCACGTCCGCACCCGCGAGCTGGCGCACACGTAA
- a CDS encoding M17 family metallopeptidase — translation MRNSLPPVPTKLPEIEVADAFRRGAPQVVLALSSAEVELGGVKATGKAGDVQEVPADGAVRWVAGLGAGEPRDYRRAGAALARAVSSVDQPVRTVQVGLPEDVSAAHVGELAMGLFLGGYRFVVTTEDPKPAVQTVRLVSPSAAAYADEVARVRELAAAAALTRDLANAPSNIKNPAWLANTAAKVVGSAAVTVNVRDEKWLADNGFGGVLAVGGGSDSPPRLIELEYRPRGAKTHLLFVGKGITFDTGGLSVKPADGMHLMRTDMAGGAAVIASVRAIAALGLAVRVTALVPAAENHVSGGSYRPGDIVRHYGGRTTEVGNTDAEGRMVMADALAYGIQTYKPDLVVDAATLTGAMKVSLGLRTGGLFSTDDDLAARVIEAGTRAGESWWRMPLVDDYAPGIEGELGDVRQAPGGPGGIMAALFLREFTAGLPWAHLDIAGPARADKTYDDVVPGASGFAARTLVELAASYSA, via the coding sequence GTGCGTAACTCGCTACCGCCTGTCCCGACCAAACTGCCCGAGATCGAGGTCGCCGACGCGTTCCGGCGCGGGGCCCCGCAAGTGGTGCTGGCACTTTCGTCCGCAGAAGTGGAACTCGGCGGGGTGAAGGCGACCGGCAAGGCGGGCGACGTGCAGGAAGTCCCGGCCGACGGCGCGGTGCGCTGGGTCGCGGGCCTCGGCGCGGGCGAACCGCGCGACTACCGCCGCGCGGGGGCGGCGCTGGCGCGCGCGGTGTCCTCGGTGGACCAGCCGGTTCGGACCGTCCAGGTGGGGCTGCCCGAGGACGTGTCCGCTGCGCATGTAGGCGAGCTCGCGATGGGCTTGTTCCTGGGCGGCTACCGGTTCGTCGTGACCACAGAGGACCCGAAGCCCGCGGTGCAGACCGTCCGGCTGGTGAGCCCTTCGGCCGCAGCGTACGCAGACGAGGTCGCCCGCGTCCGTGAGCTCGCGGCCGCCGCCGCGCTGACGCGGGACCTGGCCAACGCACCGTCGAACATCAAGAACCCCGCGTGGCTCGCGAACACCGCCGCGAAGGTCGTCGGCTCGGCCGCGGTGACCGTGAACGTGCGCGACGAGAAGTGGCTCGCGGACAACGGCTTCGGCGGCGTGCTCGCCGTCGGCGGCGGCTCGGATTCCCCGCCGCGCCTGATCGAGCTGGAGTACCGCCCGCGCGGCGCGAAGACCCACTTGCTGTTCGTGGGCAAGGGCATCACGTTCGACACGGGCGGCCTGTCCGTGAAGCCGGCCGACGGCATGCACCTCATGCGCACCGACATGGCGGGCGGCGCGGCCGTGATCGCCTCCGTGCGCGCCATCGCCGCGCTGGGTCTTGCGGTGCGCGTGACGGCGTTGGTGCCCGCCGCCGAGAACCACGTCTCCGGTGGTTCGTACCGCCCCGGCGACATCGTCCGCCACTACGGCGGCCGCACCACCGAGGTCGGCAACACCGACGCCGAGGGCCGCATGGTCATGGCCGACGCGCTGGCCTACGGGATTCAGACGTACAAGCCCGACCTCGTCGTGGACGCCGCCACCCTCACCGGCGCCATGAAGGTCTCACTGGGATTGCGCACCGGCGGCCTGTTCTCGACAGATGACGACCTCGCCGCCCGCGTGATCGAAGCGGGCACCCGCGCCGGCGAATCCTGGTGGCGCATGCCCCTGGTCGACGACTACGCCCCCGGCATCGAAGGCGAACTCGGCGACGTCCGCCAGGCCCCCGGCGGCCCCGGCGGCATCATGGCCGCCCTCTTCCTCCGCGAGTTCACGGCCGGCCTGCCCTGGGCCCACCTCGACATCGCCGGCCCCGCCCGCGCCGACAAGACGTATGACGACGTGGTCCCCGGCGCCTCCGGCTTCGCCGCCCGCACCCTCGTGGAACTCGCCGCCTCCTACTCGGCCTAG
- a CDS encoding S1C family serine protease: MTEQPNANSAQPPAAGDDRLGPRPLDRPAVDPAQEAVFGRPRGVDGAFDKLYTPATNGKGNLDLAPPTPESLAEAFRRPPGAEGVVLERPREATGEQPAPEDPLWTDTRDPWRDPAAGAVLAGPAMPAEDKEKPRKRPSGALLSLPEVLFGRRVQPKALALLGVVALLVGAVGGLVGWWIADTGSALTGSATISEAEAAKERPPGSIADIAKRVSPAVVSLEVFKPGADSGEQGSGVMIDPQGYILTNEHVVTTAVADSTVKITAIFNDGTRTEAKIVGSDQKTDLAVVKVNVTNPVVMQIGKSSDLQVGDAVIAVGSPLALQNSVTSGIVSALDRPITAGGDSGEPPVTYEAIQTDAAINHGNSGGALVDSTGALVGINSSIRSSSADGGSIGIGFAIPSDYAMKIAKALIKDGKVVHADIGINASSTVAGSSTMGAQVKNVEPNGPAAAAGIKEGDVITKIGDRLVRDSAELTVAVRNHDVGEVVPVQLARAGAVLVVDVTLGSD, translated from the coding sequence ATGACCGAGCAGCCGAACGCGAACTCCGCCCAGCCGCCTGCCGCGGGCGACGACCGGCTGGGACCCCGGCCGCTCGACCGCCCTGCCGTGGACCCGGCGCAGGAAGCGGTGTTCGGCCGGCCGCGCGGTGTCGACGGCGCGTTCGACAAGCTCTACACACCCGCCACCAACGGCAAGGGCAACCTCGACCTCGCCCCGCCCACACCGGAGTCGCTCGCGGAGGCGTTCCGCCGCCCGCCGGGTGCCGAAGGCGTGGTGCTGGAGCGCCCGCGCGAGGCGACCGGCGAGCAGCCCGCGCCCGAAGATCCCCTGTGGACGGACACGCGCGACCCGTGGCGTGATCCCGCGGCCGGCGCTGTGCTGGCCGGCCCGGCGATGCCCGCGGAAGACAAAGAGAAGCCCCGCAAACGCCCGTCCGGCGCGCTGCTGAGCCTGCCCGAGGTGCTGTTCGGCCGTCGCGTGCAGCCGAAGGCCCTGGCGCTGCTTGGTGTGGTCGCGCTGCTCGTGGGCGCGGTCGGCGGGCTCGTCGGCTGGTGGATCGCCGACACGGGTTCGGCGCTCACCGGCAGCGCCACGATCTCCGAGGCCGAAGCAGCCAAGGAACGCCCGCCGGGATCGATCGCCGACATCGCGAAGCGCGTCTCGCCCGCGGTCGTGTCGCTCGAGGTCTTCAAGCCCGGCGCCGACTCCGGTGAGCAGGGCTCGGGCGTGATGATCGACCCGCAGGGCTACATCCTCACCAACGAGCACGTGGTCACCACCGCTGTCGCCGACTCGACCGTGAAGATCACCGCGATCTTCAACGACGGCACGCGCACCGAGGCCAAGATCGTCGGCTCCGACCAGAAGACCGACCTCGCCGTGGTGAAGGTCAACGTGACCAACCCCGTGGTGATGCAGATCGGCAAGTCGTCCGACCTGCAGGTGGGCGACGCCGTGATCGCCGTCGGTTCGCCGCTGGCCCTGCAGAACTCCGTGACGTCGGGCATCGTCAGCGCGCTCGACCGGCCGATCACGGCCGGTGGCGACAGCGGCGAGCCGCCCGTGACCTACGAGGCCATTCAGACCGACGCTGCCATCAACCACGGCAACTCCGGTGGCGCGCTCGTCGACTCCACCGGCGCACTCGTGGGCATCAACTCGTCGATCCGCTCGTCGAGCGCCGACGGCGGCAGCATCGGCATCGGCTTCGCCATCCCGAGCGACTACGCGATGAAGATCGCGAAGGCGCTGATCAAGGACGGCAAGGTCGTCCACGCGGACATCGGCATCAACGCCTCCTCCACGGTCGCCGGCTCGTCCACGATGGGCGCGCAGGTGAAGAACGTGGAGCCCAACGGCCCCGCGGCTGCGGCCGGCATCAAGGAGGGCGACGTGATCACGAAGATCGGCGACCGCCTGGTGCGCGACTCCGCGGAGCTGACCGTGGCTGTCCGCAACCACGACGTCGGTGAGGTCGTGCCGGTGCAGCTCGCGCGCGCCGGCGCGGTGCTGGTTGTCGACGTGACTCTCGGATCCGACTGA
- a CDS encoding SRPBCC family protein, translating into MSSDLILSVEVEAPAGTTWLALTDWPRQSEWVLGTTVRVLEGNGRSVGSKIAATTGIGGVGFTDTMEVTAWEPPLRVTMRHLGSLVRGTAAFQVVANGPTRSTFVWAEHLDLPFGLIGRLGWPVVRPAFSLGVHQSMKRFAKFVQDYSVGEQ; encoded by the coding sequence GTGAGTAGTGACCTGATCCTGTCCGTCGAGGTCGAGGCACCGGCGGGCACGACGTGGCTGGCGCTCACCGACTGGCCGCGCCAGAGCGAGTGGGTGCTCGGCACCACCGTGCGCGTGCTCGAGGGCAACGGGCGCAGCGTCGGCTCGAAGATCGCGGCCACCACGGGGATCGGCGGCGTCGGGTTCACCGACACCATGGAGGTCACGGCGTGGGAGCCGCCGCTTCGGGTGACCATGCGCCACCTGGGCAGCCTTGTGCGCGGCACGGCGGCGTTCCAGGTCGTGGCCAACGGGCCGACCCGCTCAACGTTCGTCTGGGCCGAGCACCTCGACCTGCCGTTCGGGCTGATCGGGCGCCTCGGCTGGCCCGTGGTGCGCCCGGCGTTCTCGCTCGGGGTGCACCAGTCGATGAAGCGGTTCGCGAAGTTCGTGCAGGATTATTCGGTCGGTGAGCAGTGA